The following are encoded together in the Bradysia coprophila strain Holo2 unplaced genomic scaffold, BU_Bcop_v1 contig_94, whole genome shotgun sequence genome:
- the LOC119085419 gene encoding choline/ethanolamine kinase-like, producing the protein MDSLDIDKKRAIELGVRYVDTHWKSVIESEIEVSVLSGGYSSRLYLVEDTSTSTSNLIRKFLVRLYGGKLAPKDDPIRPEGGEVKETLVFYAIGLAGLGPKLYGSFDGGRVEQFIPSHTLRDEDYEQRPETVLELARKMARFHALDMPISQERHQLLDVCEFYLEKRDFEQFRKLADYTGITDVSLFEDFDVKSEIQWLRKVEQLVNGRIVTISGDLNKNNILVRDEPDTFGERVMMIDYELAARDYRGRDIGQVFAYKVFEMKDGYFNVCCEYPDETWRRSFVTEYLKQTKSLNYFEWDEKLDSVDHVLMEAECFVFHSFHLIVGFFMNQNEDSFFYKMPPDMSQSMLNVGAQMIALYYQRKDIFIKTYGKLLDLSN; encoded by the exons ATGGATTCGCTAGATATAGACAAAAAACGCGCAATTGAACTTGGTGTTCGCTATGTTGATACTCACTGGAAATCAGTAATTGAAAGTGAAATCGAAGTTTCGGTTTTAAG TGGAGGATACAGCAGTCGTTTGTACTTAGTTGAGGATACTTCGACGTCCACATCAAAtctaataagaaaatttttggttcGTCTTTACGGCGGTAAACTGGCTCCCAAGGACGATCCAATTAGGCCAGAAGGTGGTGAAGTTAAAGAGACCCTAGTGTTCTATGCCATCGGTTTAGCTGGACTGGGACCGAAGTTGTACGGATCATTTGACGGTGGTCGGGTTGAGCAGTTTATACCTTCGCACACGTTGCGAGATGAAGATTATGAACAGAGACCAGAAACTGTGTTGGAGCTTGCTAGAAAAATGGCTCGGTTTCATGCGTTGGACATGCCCATTTCGCAAGAACGCCATCAATTACTCGATGTGTGTGAGTTCTACCTTGAAAAACGGGATTTTGAACAGTTTCGCAAATTGGCCGATTACACTGGTATAACGGATGTAAGTCTGTTCGAAGACTTCGATGTAAAATCGGAAATTCAGTGGTTGAGGAAGGTGGAACAGCTAGTTAATGGTCGAATTGTTACAATTAGCGgggatttaaacaaaaataatattttggtacGTGACGAACCAGACACGTTTGGCGAAAGAGTGATGATGATTGATTATGAACTTGCCGCACGAGATTATCGTGGTCGTGATATTGGTCAAGTTTTCGCTTATAAAGTGTTCGAAATGAAAGATGGCTATTTTAATGTATGCTGCGAATATCCCGATGAGACATGGCGTCGCTCTTTTGTAACGGAATATTTGAAGCAAACGAAATCATTGAACTACTTTGAATGGGACGAAAAATTGGATAGTGTGGACCATGTACTGATGGAAGCTGAATGTTTCGTATTCCATTCCTTTCACTTGATTGTTGGTTTTTTCATGAATCAGAATGAAGACAGTTTCTTCTATAAAATGCCACCAGACATGTCTCAGAGTATGTTG aatgtTGGAGCGCAAATGATTGCTTTGTATTACCAACGAAAagacattttcatcaaaacttACGGCAAACTTTTGGATTTGAGCAACTAG
- the LOC119085418 gene encoding choline/ethanolamine kinase-like, whose product MDSLDIDKKRAIELGVRYVDTHWKSVIESEIEVSVLSGGLSSRLYLVEDTSTSTVNPISKFLVRFYGGKLTPKDEPIRPEGGEVKETIVFYAVGLAGLGPKLYGSFDGGRVEQFILSHTLREQDYEQRPETLLELARKVARFHALDIPISQERHQLLDVCEFYLEKRDFEQFRKLTDYAGITDVSLFEDFDVKSEIQWLRKVEQLVNGRIVTICGDLNKNNILIRDEPDKFGERVMIIDYELVARDYRGRDIGQVFAYKLFEMNDGYFNVCCEYPDETWRRSFVTEYLKQTKSLNYFEWDEKLDSVDHVLMEAECFVFHSFHLVVGFFMNQKEDSFFYKMPPDMSRSMLLNLGAQMIAMYYQRKDIFIKTYGKLLDLSN is encoded by the exons GAAATCGAAGTTTCGGTTTTAAG TGGTGGATTGAGCAGTCGTTTGTACTTAGTTGAGGATACTTCGACTTCCACAGTAAATCCaataagtaaatttttggttcGTTTTTACGGCGGTAAACTGACTCCCAAGGACGAACCAATTAGGCCCGAAGGTGGTGAAGTTAAAGAGACCATAGTGTTCTATGCCGTCGGTTTGGCGGGATTGGGACCAAAGTTGTACGGATCTTTTGATGGTGGTCGGGTCGAGCAGTTTATACTTTCACACACGTTACGAGAGCAAGATTATGAACAGAGACCAGAAACTTTATTGGAGCTTGCCAGAAAAGTGGCTCGGTTTCATGCGTTGGACATTCCCATCTCGCAAGAACGCCATCAATTACTCGATGTGTGTGAGTTCTACCTTGAAAAACGGGACTTTGAACAGTTTCGCAAATTGACCGATTACGCTGGTATAACGGATGTAAGTCTGTTCGAAGATTTCGATGTAAAATCGGAAATTCAGTGGTTGAGGAAGGTGGAACAGCTAGTTAATGGTCGAATTGTTACAATTTGCGgagatttaaacaaaaataatattctgaTACGTGACGAACCAGACAAATTTGGTGAAAGAGTGATGATAATCGATTATGAACTTGTTGCACGAGATTATCGTGGTCGTGACATAGGTCAAGTTTTCGCttataaattgtttgaaatgaacGATGGCTATTTTAATGTATGCTGCGAATATCCCGATGAGACATGGCGTCGCTCTTTTGTAACTGAATACTTAAAGCAAACGAAATCATTGAACTACTTTGAATGGGACGAAAAATTGGATAGTGTGGACCACGTACTGATGGAGGCTGAATGTTTCGTATTCCACTCCTTTCACTTGGTTGTTGGTTTTTTCATGAATCAAAAAGAAGACAgttttttctacaaaatgcCACCAGACATGTCTCGGAGTATGCTGTTG aatcTTGGTGCGCAAATGATAGCAATGTATTACCAACGAAAagacattttcatcaaaacttACGGCAAACTTTTGGATTTGAGCAACTAG